One region of Mus musculus strain C57BL/6J chromosome 15, GRCm38.p6 C57BL/6J genomic DNA includes:
- the Hdac10 gene encoding polyamine deacetylase HDAC10, translated as MGTALVYHEDMTATRLLWDDPECEIECPERLTAALDGLRQRGLEERCLCLSACEASEEELGLVHSPEYIALVQKTQTLDKEELHALSKQYNAVYFHPDTFHCARLAAGAALQLVDAVLTGAVHNGLALVRPPGHHSQRAAANGFCVFNNVALAAKHAKQKYGLQRILIVDWDVHHGQGIQYIFNDDPSVLYFSWHRYEHGSFWPFLPESDADAVGQGQGQGFTVNLPWNQVGMGNADYLAAFLHVLLPLAFEFDPELVLVSAGFDSAIGDPEGQMQATPECFAHLTQLLQVLAGGRICAVLEGGYHLESLAQSVCMMVQTLLGDPTPPLLGLMVPCQSALESIQSVQTAQTPYWTSLQQNVAPVLSSSTHSPEERSLRLLGESPTCAVAEDSLSPLLDQLCLRPAPPICTAVASTVPGAALCLPPGVLHQEGSVLREETEAWARLHKSRFQDEDLATLGKILCLLDGIMDGQIRNAIATTTALATAATLDVLIQRCLARRAQRVLCVALGQLDRPLDLADDGRILWLNIRGKDAAIQSMFHFSTPLPQTTGGFLSLILGLVLPLAYGFQPDMVLMALGPAHGLQNAQAALLAAMLRSPVGGRILAVVEEESIRLLARSLAQALHGETPPSLGPFSKATPEEIQALMFLKARLEARWKLLQVAAPPP; from the exons ATGGGCACAGCACTTGTGTACCACGAGGACATGACAGCCACTCGACTGCTCTGGGATGA CCCCGAGTGCGAAATTGAGTGCCCAGAGCGCCTGACAGCTGCCCTGGATGGCCTGCGGCAGCGTGGCCTGGAAGAAAGGTGCCTGTGTTTGTCAGCTTGTGAGGCATCAGAGGAAGAGTTGGGCTTGGTGCACAG CCCGGAATATATAGCCCTGGTGCAGAAGACCCAGACCCTGGATAAAGAGGAGCTCCACGCACTGTCTAAGCAGTACAATGCTGTCTACTTTCACCCG GACACCTTTCACTGTGCCCGGCTGGCAGCGGGGGCTGCACTGCAGCTGGTCGATGCTGTGCTAACAGGAGCTGTGCACAATGGGCTTGCCCTGGTGAG GCCTCCAGGGCACCACAGTCAGAGGGCAGCTGCCAATGGATTCTGTGTGTTCAACAATGTGGCTCTAGCAGCCAAACATGCCAAGCAGAAATATGGGCTGCAGAG GATTCTCATTGTCGACTGGGATGTCCACCATGGCCAGGGCATCCAGTATATCTTCAACGATGACCCCAG TGTCCTTTATTTCTCTTGGCACCGCTATGAGCATGGAAGCTTCTGGCCGTTTCTCCCAGAGTCTGATGCAGATGCAGTTGGCCAAGGGCAGGGCCAAGGTTTCACTGTCAATTTGCCCTGGAACCAG GTTGGGATGGGAAATGCCGACTATTTGGCTGCCTTTCTGCATGTGCTGCTCCCACTGGCCTTCGAG TTTGATCCTGAGTTGGTGCTGGTGTCGGCTGGATTTGACTCTGCTATCGGGGACCCTGAG GGGCAGATGCAGGCCACCCCTGAGTGCTTTGCCCATCTCACACAGCTGCTGCAGGTGCTGGCTGGTGGCCGGATTTGTGCTGTGTTGGAG GGTGGCTACCACTTGGAGTCCCTAGCACAGTCAGTGTGCATGATGGTGCAGACACTGCTTGGTGACCCCACACCTCCCCTTCTTGGGCTCATGGTGCCATGTCAGAG TGCCCTGGAGTCCATCCAGAGTGTCCAGACAGCCCAGACCCCTTACTGGACAAGCCTCCAGCAAA ATGTGGCCCCAGTTCTGAGTTCCAGCACCCACTCTCCTGAAGAGAGATCTCTGCGTCTGCTTGGTGAGAGCCCCACATGTGCAGTAGCAGAGGATTCACTGAGCCCCCTCCTGGACCAACTGTGCCTCCGCCCTGCACCTCCAATCTGCACAGCGGTGGCCTCGACTGTACCAGGTGCTGCTCTGTGCTTACCTCCTGGAGTGCTCCATCAAGAAGGGTCAGTCTTGAGGGAGGAGACCGAAGCCTGGGCCAG GCTTCACAAATCCCGGTTCCAGGATGAGGATCTTGCCACACTGGGGAAGATTCTGTGTCTCTTAGATGGAATCATGGATGGGCAG ATAAGAAATGCCATAGCAACCACAACTGCCCTCGCCACAGCAGCAACATTGGATGTACTCATTCAGCGATGCCTAGCTCGCAGAGCTCAGAG GGtgctctgtgtggccctgggacAACTGGATCGACCCCTGGACCTTGCAGATGATGG GAGAATTCTGTGGCTCAACATCCGGGGCAAGGATGCAGCCATCCAGTCCATGTTCCACTTCTCCACTCCACTGCCACAG ACAACTGGAGGGTTTCTGAGCCTCATTCTGGGTCTGGTACTGCCCTTGGCCTATGGTTTCCAGCCTGATATGGTGTTGATGGCACTGGGGCCTGCCCATGGCCTGCAGAACGCTCAAGCTGCTCTCTTGGCTGCAATGCTTCGGAGCCCAGTAGGGGGCCGAATTCTAGCTGTAGTGGAAGAG GAATCCATACGCCTGCTTGCAAGGAGCCTGGCGCAGGCATTGCATGGAGAAACACCTCCCAGTCTGGGTCCTTTCTCGAAGGCCACTCCAGAGGAGATCCAGGCTCTGATGTTTCTAAAAGCTCGGCTGGAGGCTCGCTGGAAATTGCTGCAGGTGGCTG CTCCTCCACCATAA
- the Hdac10 gene encoding polyamine deacetylase HDAC10 isoform X2 — MGTALVYHEDMTATRLLWDDPECEIECPERLTAALDGLRQRGLEERCLCLSACEASEEELGLVHSPEYIALVQKTQTLDKEELHALSKQYNAVYFHPDTFHCARLAAGAALQLVDAVLTGAVHNGLALVRPPGHHSQRAAANGFCVFNNVALAAKHAKQKYGLQRILIVDWDVHHGQGIQYIFNDDPSVLYFSWHRYEHGSFWPFLPESDADAVGQGQGQGFTVNLPWNQVGMGNADYLAAFLHVLLPLAFEFDPELVLVSAGFDSAIGDPEGQMQATPECFAHLTQLLQVLAGGRICAVLEGGYHLESLAQSVCMMVQTLLGDPTPPLLGLMVPCQSALESIQSVQTAQTPYWTSLQQNVAPVLSSSTHSPEERSLRLLGESPTCAVAEDSLSPLLDQLCLRPAPPICTAVASTVPGAALCLPPGVLHQEGSVLREETEAWARLHKSRFQDEDLATLGKILCLLDGIMDGQIRNAIATTTALATAATLDVLIQRCLARRAQRRILWLNIRGKDAAIQSMFHFSTPLPQTTGGFLSLILGLVLPLAYGFQPDMVLMALGPAHGLQNAQAALLAAMLRSPVGGRILAVVEEESIRLLARSLAQALHGETPPSLGPFSKATPEEIQALMFLKARLEARWKLLQVAAPPP; from the exons ATGGGCACAGCACTTGTGTACCACGAGGACATGACAGCCACTCGACTGCTCTGGGATGA CCCCGAGTGCGAAATTGAGTGCCCAGAGCGCCTGACAGCTGCCCTGGATGGCCTGCGGCAGCGTGGCCTGGAAGAAAGGTGCCTGTGTTTGTCAGCTTGTGAGGCATCAGAGGAAGAGTTGGGCTTGGTGCACAG CCCGGAATATATAGCCCTGGTGCAGAAGACCCAGACCCTGGATAAAGAGGAGCTCCACGCACTGTCTAAGCAGTACAATGCTGTCTACTTTCACCCG GACACCTTTCACTGTGCCCGGCTGGCAGCGGGGGCTGCACTGCAGCTGGTCGATGCTGTGCTAACAGGAGCTGTGCACAATGGGCTTGCCCTGGTGAG GCCTCCAGGGCACCACAGTCAGAGGGCAGCTGCCAATGGATTCTGTGTGTTCAACAATGTGGCTCTAGCAGCCAAACATGCCAAGCAGAAATATGGGCTGCAGAG GATTCTCATTGTCGACTGGGATGTCCACCATGGCCAGGGCATCCAGTATATCTTCAACGATGACCCCAG TGTCCTTTATTTCTCTTGGCACCGCTATGAGCATGGAAGCTTCTGGCCGTTTCTCCCAGAGTCTGATGCAGATGCAGTTGGCCAAGGGCAGGGCCAAGGTTTCACTGTCAATTTGCCCTGGAACCAG GTTGGGATGGGAAATGCCGACTATTTGGCTGCCTTTCTGCATGTGCTGCTCCCACTGGCCTTCGAG TTTGATCCTGAGTTGGTGCTGGTGTCGGCTGGATTTGACTCTGCTATCGGGGACCCTGAG GGGCAGATGCAGGCCACCCCTGAGTGCTTTGCCCATCTCACACAGCTGCTGCAGGTGCTGGCTGGTGGCCGGATTTGTGCTGTGTTGGAG GGTGGCTACCACTTGGAGTCCCTAGCACAGTCAGTGTGCATGATGGTGCAGACACTGCTTGGTGACCCCACACCTCCCCTTCTTGGGCTCATGGTGCCATGTCAGAG TGCCCTGGAGTCCATCCAGAGTGTCCAGACAGCCCAGACCCCTTACTGGACAAGCCTCCAGCAAA ATGTGGCCCCAGTTCTGAGTTCCAGCACCCACTCTCCTGAAGAGAGATCTCTGCGTCTGCTTGGTGAGAGCCCCACATGTGCAGTAGCAGAGGATTCACTGAGCCCCCTCCTGGACCAACTGTGCCTCCGCCCTGCACCTCCAATCTGCACAGCGGTGGCCTCGACTGTACCAGGTGCTGCTCTGTGCTTACCTCCTGGAGTGCTCCATCAAGAAGGGTCAGTCTTGAGGGAGGAGACCGAAGCCTGGGCCAG GCTTCACAAATCCCGGTTCCAGGATGAGGATCTTGCCACACTGGGGAAGATTCTGTGTCTCTTAGATGGAATCATGGATGGGCAG ATAAGAAATGCCATAGCAACCACAACTGCCCTCGCCACAGCAGCAACATTGGATGTACTCATTCAGCGATGCCTAGCTCGCAGAGCTCAGAG GAGAATTCTGTGGCTCAACATCCGGGGCAAGGATGCAGCCATCCAGTCCATGTTCCACTTCTCCACTCCACTGCCACAG ACAACTGGAGGGTTTCTGAGCCTCATTCTGGGTCTGGTACTGCCCTTGGCCTATGGTTTCCAGCCTGATATGGTGTTGATGGCACTGGGGCCTGCCCATGGCCTGCAGAACGCTCAAGCTGCTCTCTTGGCTGCAATGCTTCGGAGCCCAGTAGGGGGCCGAATTCTAGCTGTAGTGGAAGAG GAATCCATACGCCTGCTTGCAAGGAGCCTGGCGCAGGCATTGCATGGAGAAACACCTCCCAGTCTGGGTCCTTTCTCGAAGGCCACTCCAGAGGAGATCCAGGCTCTGATGTTTCTAAAAGCTCGGCTGGAGGCTCGCTGGAAATTGCTGCAGGTGGCTG CTCCTCCACCATAA
- the Hdac10 gene encoding polyamine deacetylase HDAC10 isoform X1 — translation MGTALVYHEDMTATRLLWDDPECEIECPERLTAALDGLRQRGLEERCLCLSACEASEEELGLVHSPEYIALVQKTQTLDKEELHALSKQYNAVYFHPDTFHCARLAAGAALQLVDAVLTGAVHNGLALVRPPGHHSQRAAANGFCVFNNVALAAKHAKQKYGLQRILIVDWDVHHGQGIQYIFNDDPSVLYFSWHRYEHGSFWPFLPESDADAVGQGQGQGFTVNLPWNQVGMGNADYLAAFLHVLLPLAFEFDPELVLVSAGFDSAIGDPEGQMQATPECFAHLTQLLQVLAGGRICAVLEGGYHLESLAQSVCMMVQTLLGDPTPPLLGLMVPCQSALESIQSVQTAQTPYWTSLQQNVAPVLSSSTHSPEERSLRLLGESPTCAVAEDSLSPLLDQLCLRPAPPICTAVASTVPGAALCLPPGVLHQEGSVLREETEAWARLHKSRFQDEDLATLGKILCLLDGIMDGQIRNAIATTTALATAATLDVLIQRCLARRAQRVLCVALGQLDRPLDLADDGRRILWLNIRGKDAAIQSMFHFSTPLPQTTGGFLSLILGLVLPLAYGFQPDMVLMALGPAHGLQNAQAALLAAMLRSPVGGRILAVVEEESIRLLARSLAQALHGETPPSLGPFSKATPEEIQALMFLKARLEARWKLLQVAAPPP, via the exons ATGGGCACAGCACTTGTGTACCACGAGGACATGACAGCCACTCGACTGCTCTGGGATGA CCCCGAGTGCGAAATTGAGTGCCCAGAGCGCCTGACAGCTGCCCTGGATGGCCTGCGGCAGCGTGGCCTGGAAGAAAGGTGCCTGTGTTTGTCAGCTTGTGAGGCATCAGAGGAAGAGTTGGGCTTGGTGCACAG CCCGGAATATATAGCCCTGGTGCAGAAGACCCAGACCCTGGATAAAGAGGAGCTCCACGCACTGTCTAAGCAGTACAATGCTGTCTACTTTCACCCG GACACCTTTCACTGTGCCCGGCTGGCAGCGGGGGCTGCACTGCAGCTGGTCGATGCTGTGCTAACAGGAGCTGTGCACAATGGGCTTGCCCTGGTGAG GCCTCCAGGGCACCACAGTCAGAGGGCAGCTGCCAATGGATTCTGTGTGTTCAACAATGTGGCTCTAGCAGCCAAACATGCCAAGCAGAAATATGGGCTGCAGAG GATTCTCATTGTCGACTGGGATGTCCACCATGGCCAGGGCATCCAGTATATCTTCAACGATGACCCCAG TGTCCTTTATTTCTCTTGGCACCGCTATGAGCATGGAAGCTTCTGGCCGTTTCTCCCAGAGTCTGATGCAGATGCAGTTGGCCAAGGGCAGGGCCAAGGTTTCACTGTCAATTTGCCCTGGAACCAG GTTGGGATGGGAAATGCCGACTATTTGGCTGCCTTTCTGCATGTGCTGCTCCCACTGGCCTTCGAG TTTGATCCTGAGTTGGTGCTGGTGTCGGCTGGATTTGACTCTGCTATCGGGGACCCTGAG GGGCAGATGCAGGCCACCCCTGAGTGCTTTGCCCATCTCACACAGCTGCTGCAGGTGCTGGCTGGTGGCCGGATTTGTGCTGTGTTGGAG GGTGGCTACCACTTGGAGTCCCTAGCACAGTCAGTGTGCATGATGGTGCAGACACTGCTTGGTGACCCCACACCTCCCCTTCTTGGGCTCATGGTGCCATGTCAGAG TGCCCTGGAGTCCATCCAGAGTGTCCAGACAGCCCAGACCCCTTACTGGACAAGCCTCCAGCAAA ATGTGGCCCCAGTTCTGAGTTCCAGCACCCACTCTCCTGAAGAGAGATCTCTGCGTCTGCTTGGTGAGAGCCCCACATGTGCAGTAGCAGAGGATTCACTGAGCCCCCTCCTGGACCAACTGTGCCTCCGCCCTGCACCTCCAATCTGCACAGCGGTGGCCTCGACTGTACCAGGTGCTGCTCTGTGCTTACCTCCTGGAGTGCTCCATCAAGAAGGGTCAGTCTTGAGGGAGGAGACCGAAGCCTGGGCCAG GCTTCACAAATCCCGGTTCCAGGATGAGGATCTTGCCACACTGGGGAAGATTCTGTGTCTCTTAGATGGAATCATGGATGGGCAG ATAAGAAATGCCATAGCAACCACAACTGCCCTCGCCACAGCAGCAACATTGGATGTACTCATTCAGCGATGCCTAGCTCGCAGAGCTCAGAG GGtgctctgtgtggccctgggacAACTGGATCGACCCCTGGACCTTGCAGATGATGG AAGGAGAATTCTGTGGCTCAACATCCGGGGCAAGGATGCAGCCATCCAGTCCATGTTCCACTTCTCCACTCCACTGCCACAG ACAACTGGAGGGTTTCTGAGCCTCATTCTGGGTCTGGTACTGCCCTTGGCCTATGGTTTCCAGCCTGATATGGTGTTGATGGCACTGGGGCCTGCCCATGGCCTGCAGAACGCTCAAGCTGCTCTCTTGGCTGCAATGCTTCGGAGCCCAGTAGGGGGCCGAATTCTAGCTGTAGTGGAAGAG GAATCCATACGCCTGCTTGCAAGGAGCCTGGCGCAGGCATTGCATGGAGAAACACCTCCCAGTCTGGGTCCTTTCTCGAAGGCCACTCCAGAGGAGATCCAGGCTCTGATGTTTCTAAAAGCTCGGCTGGAGGCTCGCTGGAAATTGCTGCAGGTGGCTG CTCCTCCACCATAA